A single window of Aquarana catesbeiana isolate 2022-GZ linkage group LG10, ASM4218655v1, whole genome shotgun sequence DNA harbors:
- the LOC141110545 gene encoding phospholipase A2 inhibitor gamma subunit B-like: MNKIFVVLILSSMVTTGHFTTMCKRCWNLDSTECCTEKEIECDGSKCMMLSEYCNVSNVIYNTVRKMCAVEELCNACFSASTNHGFSLLVSGECGEGDYSNAELKFKELCHDKMPLNNFMCPSCYVNTSTDGCESDEMVLCRGNEFECMKLRSLIQLSDGKMVPMSVQACITEGGCKIGIRDVPGAKEIETKEMTCTPAIPVNSAGNN, from the exons GGCATTTCACAACCATGTGCAAAAGATGTTGGAATCTTGACTCAACTGAATGCTGCACAGAAAAGGAGATTGAATGTGATGGATCCAAGTGCATGATGCTGTCAGAATACTGCAATGTCA gcaATGTGATTTATAATACCGTGAGAAAAATGTGTGCAGTGGAGGAATTGTGTAATGCTTGTTTCTCTGCCTCAACAAACCATGGCTTCAGTCTTCTTGTCAGTGGTGAATGTGGGGAAGGAGACTACAGTAACGCCGAACTGAAGTTTAAGG aacTATGTCATGATAAAATGCCACTCAACAACTTTATGTGTCCAAGCTGCTATGTGAATACATCTACTGATGGCTGCGAAAGTGATGAAATGGTATTGTGTCGTGGGAATGAATTTGAGTGTATGAAGTTAAGGTCACTTATTCAGCTGTCCG ATGGTAAGATGGTACCAATGTCAGTTCAAGCCTGCATTACAGAAGGTGGTTGTAAAATTGGGATTAGAGATGTACCCGGAGCAAAGGAAATAGAAACAAAAGAGATGACGTGTACCCCTGCAATACCAGTTAATTCTGCTGGAAATAACTAA